A section of the Phaseolus vulgaris cultivar G19833 chromosome 8, P. vulgaris v2.0, whole genome shotgun sequence genome encodes:
- the LOC137823939 gene encoding pathogenesis-related thaumatin-like protein 3.5 isoform X2, giving the protein MPIVASWKFQSFFVILLTFLSYSFSSIFTITNNCPHTIWPGTLSGSGSPPLPTTGFQLDSGQMIKLTSVPGWSGRIWARTGCTFDATGIGKCQTGDCGGRLECDGNGAAPPTSLFEITLGQGNEQDFYDVSMVDGYNLPLLVQPRGVYGTGVCNATGCVTDINRGCPKELQVVGGDGYQDGVVGCKSACEAFGSDQYCCSGEFANPTTCQPSYYSTLFKQACPKAYSYAFDDATSTFICKAFEYDIVFCPNSNRAKTPNAPIPPLPPSIGWPDQKQSLRH; this is encoded by the exons ATGCCAATAGTGGCATCATGGAAGTTCCAAAGTTTCTTTGTTATTTTGCTTACTTTCTTGTCTTATTCCTTTTCTTCTATTTTCACCATAACCAATAACTGCCCTCATACTATATGGCCTGGCACACTCTCTGGTTCTGGCTCACCGCCGCTTCCGACAACCGGATTCCAGCTGGACTCAGGCCAGATGATCAAACTCACTAGTGTTCCAGGGTGGTCAGGAAGGATTTGGGCTAGGACTGGCTGCACATTTGATGCAACAGGAATTGGCAAGTGTCAAACAGGTGACTGTGGTGGAAGATTGGAATGTGATGGAAATGGTGCTGCTCCTCCTACCTCATTGTTTGAGATAACACTTGGTCAAGGCAATGAGCAAGACTTCTATGATGTCAGCATGGTGGATGGCTACAATTTGCCATTGCTTGTTCAACCAAGAGGTGTCTATGGTACTGGGGTCTGTAATGCAACAGGTTGTGTCACAGACATCAACAGAG GTTGTCCAAAAGAACTTCAAGTAGTGGGTGGAGATGGATACCAGGATGGTGTAGTTGGGTGTAAAAGTGCTTGTGAGGCATTTGGATCGGATCAGTACTGCTGCAGTGGAGAATTTGCCAATCCAACTACATGCCAGCCATCCTATTATTCCACCCTTTTCAAGCAGGCTTGTCCAAAAGCTTATAGCTATGCATTTGATGATGCTACCAGCACTTTCATTTGCAAAGCTTTTGAATATGACATTGTTTTTTGTCCCAACAGCAACAG GGCTAAAACACCAAATGCTCCAATTCCTCCTCTACCACCATCAATTGGATGGCCTGATCAGAAG CAAAGTCTCAGACACTGA
- the LOC137826515 gene encoding probable ribonuclease P/MRP protein subunit POP5 codes for MVGFRNRYMVMEVFVNPNRDKVGNDSIIITQFNVSKAVKDSLLENFGECGLASSLGSFQVKYVNSITNVCIIRVSREDYQKVWSAITMVTNIANCPVMFNLLDLSGSIRACKNAALKCEESKFEQYKLMVGDRFSTADSDGMNSCLNKIKVLEH; via the exons ATGGTGGGATTCAGAAACAGATACATGGTGATGGAGGTTTTTGTCAACCCTAATAGAGACAAAGTGGGCAATGATTCTATTATAATTACACAGTTTAATGTCTCCAAAGCTGTGAAAGACAGCCTTTTGGAGAATTTTGGGGAGTGTGGTTTGGCTTCATCGTTGGGATCATTCCAAG TTAAGTATGTGAATTCAATTACCAATGTGTGTATAATTCGGGTATCAAGAGAGGACTATCAGAAAGTATGGTCTGCCATTACAATGGTCACAAACATTGCAAACTGCCCCGTCATGTTTAATTTGCTGGATTTGTCTg GAAGTATAAGGGCTTGTAAAAATGCTGCCTTGAAGTGTGAGGAATCAAAGTTTGAACAGTACAAACTCATGGTTGGTGATCGATTCTCTACTGCTGATTCTGATGGCATGAATTCTTGTCTCAACAAGATCAAAGTTTTGGAACATTGA
- the LOC137823939 gene encoding pathogenesis-related thaumatin-like protein 3.5 isoform X1: protein MPIVASWKFQSFFVILLTFLSYSFSSIFTITNNCPHTIWPGTLSGSGSPPLPTTGFQLDSGQMIKLTSVPGWSGRIWARTGCTFDATGIGKCQTGDCGGRLECDGNGAAPPTSLFEITLGQGNEQDFYDVSMVDGYNLPLLVQPRGVYGTGVCNATGCVTDINRGCPKELQVVGGDGYQDGVVGCKSACEAFGSDQYCCSGEFANPTTCQPSYYSTLFKQACPKAYSYAFDDATSTFICKAFEYDIVFCPNSNRAKTPNAPIPPLPPSIGWPDQKVQQQLHSSSDILLPFPVTLFLFVATISVLAAKSQTLI, encoded by the exons ATGCCAATAGTGGCATCATGGAAGTTCCAAAGTTTCTTTGTTATTTTGCTTACTTTCTTGTCTTATTCCTTTTCTTCTATTTTCACCATAACCAATAACTGCCCTCATACTATATGGCCTGGCACACTCTCTGGTTCTGGCTCACCGCCGCTTCCGACAACCGGATTCCAGCTGGACTCAGGCCAGATGATCAAACTCACTAGTGTTCCAGGGTGGTCAGGAAGGATTTGGGCTAGGACTGGCTGCACATTTGATGCAACAGGAATTGGCAAGTGTCAAACAGGTGACTGTGGTGGAAGATTGGAATGTGATGGAAATGGTGCTGCTCCTCCTACCTCATTGTTTGAGATAACACTTGGTCAAGGCAATGAGCAAGACTTCTATGATGTCAGCATGGTGGATGGCTACAATTTGCCATTGCTTGTTCAACCAAGAGGTGTCTATGGTACTGGGGTCTGTAATGCAACAGGTTGTGTCACAGACATCAACAGAG GTTGTCCAAAAGAACTTCAAGTAGTGGGTGGAGATGGATACCAGGATGGTGTAGTTGGGTGTAAAAGTGCTTGTGAGGCATTTGGATCGGATCAGTACTGCTGCAGTGGAGAATTTGCCAATCCAACTACATGCCAGCCATCCTATTATTCCACCCTTTTCAAGCAGGCTTGTCCAAAAGCTTATAGCTATGCATTTGATGATGCTACCAGCACTTTCATTTGCAAAGCTTTTGAATATGACATTGTTTTTTGTCCCAACAGCAACAG GGCTAAAACACCAAATGCTCCAATTCCTCCTCTACCACCATCAATTGGATGGCCTGATCAGAAGGTTCAACAGCAGCTCCATTCTTCTTCAGATATTCTCTTGCCCTTTCCTGTGACACTCTTTCTCTTTGTTGCCACTATCTCTGTGCTTGCAGCAAAGTCTCAGACACTGATATGA
- the LOC137823940 gene encoding uncharacterized protein — translation MEVYGKSMVAAPSNVIYLSSILGQDGPVPCHRCNWKCENEHVCGNMYRCKLTVLTHICDKNCNQRILYDNHSSLCLASGQIFPLTPAEEQAVRGVRRKLDAENSPSDSCGFKRRRDAQFHPSPFERSFTAVSPICSQVGDGMDMN, via the coding sequence ATGGAGGTATATGGAAAATCTATGGTTGCAGCTCCTTCAAATGTTATTTATCTGTCAAGTATTTTGGGCCAAGATGGTCCAGTTCCCTGTCACAGATGCAACTGGAAATGTGAGAATGAACATGTTTGTGGAAACATGTATCGCTGCAAGCTAACAGTGCTGACTCACATCTGTGATAAAAACTGTAACCAGAGAATTCTGTATGATAACCATAGCTCACTTTGCCTAGCAAGTGGTCAAATTTTCCCCCTTACTCCAGCAGAGGAACAAGCAGTGAGAGGTGTTCGCAGAAAGCTTGATGCAGAGAATTCGCCCTCTGATAGCTGCGGTTTTAAGCGGAGACGTGATGCACAATTCCATCCTTCTCCTTTTGAGAGATCTTTCACTGCTGTCAGTCCTATCTGCAGCCAAGTTGGAGATGGCATGGATATGAATTAG